One Coleofasciculus chthonoplastes PCC 7420 DNA segment encodes these proteins:
- a CDS encoding glycosyltransferase family 10 domain-containing protein: MGRKIVGMISSYRGLNQADWLWQQTPNPCGVWDNIQMLSQAPEPDFLLMYQYSFPKSSAQLPWWQRLRQKKTSKPDVASQLRGVPKERIIYLLREPPLEKVVQNHKANYEAAKNYCGYISGPDDFAPTPDYMPAIWYHANSFRELNEMIPPEKIHACSWITSGIDRTPEHRRRLAFLKSLRESGSEFDLYGRRLPDWAQAKGTLKNKWHGMAPYYYNLAIENYAGNDWYVSEKLWDALLAWCLPIYYGGSAADKLLPPGSFLRLPSLDEQGIAYIKEVTSTPDAWYEAKDAIAQARQIILHKLNLLNWLSDFVAKFD, translated from the coding sequence ATGGGCAGAAAAATTGTCGGAATGATTAGCAGTTATCGTGGGCTGAATCAAGCGGACTGGCTATGGCAACAAACGCCAAACCCTTGTGGAGTCTGGGATAACATCCAAATGCTCTCCCAAGCCCCTGAGCCTGATTTTCTGCTCATGTACCAGTATTCGTTTCCCAAGTCTAGCGCCCAACTCCCTTGGTGGCAACGTTTGCGCCAAAAAAAGACCTCAAAACCTGATGTCGCTTCCCAGTTACGCGGCGTTCCCAAAGAGCGGATAATCTACTTATTACGAGAACCGCCCCTGGAAAAAGTGGTTCAAAACCACAAGGCAAATTACGAAGCCGCGAAAAACTATTGCGGTTACATTTCCGGACCCGATGATTTTGCCCCAACCCCTGATTATATGCCCGCGATTTGGTATCACGCCAACTCCTTCCGAGAATTAAATGAAATGATACCGCCGGAAAAAATACACGCTTGTAGTTGGATCACCTCTGGAATCGATCGCACTCCTGAACATCGTAGACGTTTAGCCTTCTTGAAGTCATTACGAGAGAGTGGGTCTGAGTTTGACCTGTATGGGCGTAGATTACCCGACTGGGCGCAGGCAAAGGGTACCCTGAAAAACAAATGGCATGGCATGGCACCTTACTACTATAATTTAGCGATCGAAAACTATGCCGGGAATGATTGGTATGTCAGCGAAAAACTCTGGGATGCTCTACTCGCCTGGTGTTTACCCATTTACTACGGCGGTTCGGCGGCGGATAAATTACTGCCACCCGGCAGCTTTTTGCGACTCCCTAGCTTAGATGAGCAGGGCATCGCTTATATTAAAGAAGTAACCTCAACCCCGGATGCTTGGTATGAAGCCAAGGACGCGATCGCACAAGCCCGACAAATCATCCTACACAAACTCAATCTCCTAAACTGGTTATCTGATTTTGTCGCTAAATTCGATTAA
- a CDS encoding recombinase family protein, translated as MGNKSGNALTVGYARVSSHDQKDDLNRQVLVLESYCAKQGWEFEIIQDLGSGMNYKKKGLYGSRSHKHKKNSDRTEGGSQKAMTTITYCKGLPTPADELNPIGFTDLEMFLTSLSDIFYQATVETVNHLLNKEIKFNQSSWNSLMQEKYGISKRYANGVISLAKGKTASATYCRKRQIKQLKSRVQSGKDWVARATKKINLARKFYGKKNWQSSKNGCNFPLSSNLKTRKTNWHHLRQGLHQKKRYIHRLQNQIKHLLRAKIRVKVSRGSVFIVGSKDESYGNQTCQWSGDTLKLRVPNCLEAKFGKYVTSKIGSFSRKINRLPNSGAKTWHFYRKDNRWVVAVQFTPAAVEKVSREIQYGALGIDLNPSSIGWAYVDGQGNLRAGGTIPFQTGLPKGKQDAQLVDVCLKLAALARNFACPVLCESLDFSTKKAQLRERGKKYARMLSAWAYSRFYQILSSILSNRGITIKLCNPAYTSLIGCVKYSRMYGLSSDVAAALAIARRGMNLSERLPRSVSAYLGVNPRKHVWSALYQFNNFIGRCPVVNRRHDYYSVSNWEPLVKADIEQQCRVSAKRKR; from the coding sequence ATTGGTAATAAATCGGGTAACGCATTAACCGTTGGTTATGCTAGAGTATCTAGTCATGACCAAAAAGACGATCTAAATAGACAGGTTTTAGTATTGGAAAGCTACTGTGCCAAACAGGGATGGGAATTTGAGATTATTCAAGATCTCGGTAGTGGCATGAACTACAAAAAGAAAGGACTGTATGGAAGTCGAAGTCATAAGCACAAAAAAAATAGTGACCGAACTGAGGGAGGTAGCCAAAAAGCTATGACGACGATAACTTATTGCAAGGGCTTGCCAACTCCCGCCGATGAACTTAACCCCATCGGTTTCACCGACTTGGAGATGTTTTTAACGTCATTGTCCGATATATTCTATCAAGCAACAGTTGAAACCGTTAACCATTTATTAAATAAAGAAATAAAATTTAATCAATCCAGTTGGAATAGTCTTATGCAAGAGAAATACGGAATCAGTAAGCGTTATGCTAACGGAGTAATTTCATTAGCTAAAGGAAAAACTGCCTCAGCTACATATTGTAGAAAAAGACAGATAAAGCAATTAAAATCACGAGTTCAGTCAGGGAAAGATTGGGTAGCCAGAGCCACAAAGAAAATTAATTTAGCTCGGAAGTTCTATGGGAAAAAGAACTGGCAATCCTCCAAAAATGGCTGCAATTTTCCCTTATCATCAAACCTCAAGACGAGAAAAACTAACTGGCATCATTTGCGTCAAGGTTTGCATCAGAAAAAGCGATATATCCACCGACTTCAAAATCAAATTAAACATCTATTGAGGGCGAAAATTAGAGTAAAGGTATCCAGAGGGTCAGTCTTTATTGTTGGCTCCAAGGATGAAAGTTATGGGAATCAAACTTGTCAATGGTCTGGGGACACTCTCAAATTGAGAGTCCCCAATTGTCTGGAAGCCAAATTTGGGAAATATGTCACATCAAAAATTGGCAGCTTCTCAAGAAAAATTAATAGATTACCCAATAGTGGGGCGAAAACATGGCACTTCTATAGAAAGGATAATCGATGGGTTGTCGCTGTTCAATTCACGCCCGCCGCGGTGGAGAAGGTTAGTAGAGAGATTCAGTATGGTGCCCTGGGTATCGATCTAAATCCTAGTTCTATCGGTTGGGCTTATGTTGATGGTCAAGGAAATTTAAGAGCCGGGGGAACTATTCCTTTTCAGACGGGTTTACCCAAAGGTAAACAAGATGCTCAACTTGTCGATGTTTGTTTGAAATTGGCAGCTTTAGCCAGGAATTTTGCCTGCCCCGTTCTGTGCGAAAGCTTGGATTTTTCCACCAAGAAAGCTCAATTAAGAGAGCGTGGGAAAAAATATGCTAGAATGCTTTCTGCCTGGGCATACAGTCGTTTTTATCAGATTTTGTCATCGATTTTATCCAACCGAGGAATAACTATAAAGTTGTGCAATCCAGCTTACACGAGTTTGATAGGCTGTGTTAAATATAGTCGGATGTATGGACTATCATCTGATGTGGCAGCTGCCCTAGCAATTGCCAGAAGAGGAATGAATTTGAGTGAGCGATTGCCGCGCTCTGTGTCCGCCTATCTCGGAGTGAATCCGAGAAAGCACGTATGGAGCGCTCTATATCAATTTAATAATTTTATTGGTCGATGCCCTGTAGTCAATCGTAGACACGATTACTATAGTGTCTCTAACTGGGAACCGTTGGTTAAGGCTGATATCGAGCAACAATGCCGGGTATCAGCCAAGCGCAAGCGTTAA
- a CDS encoding CHAT domain-containing protein, with protein MTTAISLVITTYNRERYLGAAIDSILAQTWGDFEVIVWDDGSTDGSVAIAQDYAKRDPRVRVIAAEHQGRGISLKCAIAQTTGSYIGWVDSDDWLAPTALAETAAILDTQPDVGMVYTDYQVINESGNVTGYGSRCRIPFSKKGMLQKFMTFHFRLIRRSVYDQVGGIDELFYYVEDYDLSLRLSELTDVYHLKKPLYYYRNHSDSICYQHSLEQRLQARKAVAWAIARRSSSNQSDLSSQPACIRPIRKVLKQIVSFAALPLIAAINLMPAQAQITPSADGTGTQVTPIGDRIDITGGQLSGDGANLFHSFSQFGLDSEQIANFLSQPSIQNILGRVNGGYPSIINGLIQVTGGNSNLFLMNPSGIVFGANASLNVPADFTATTATGIGFDGGWFNAVGSTNYINLVGNPNAFEFATSQPGSIVNAGNLAVSEGQTLSLVGGNVINTGTMEATAGTITIAAVPGTSRLRLTQTGQVLSLEVSANNLNSITPLLLPELLTGSNEETGLTVNEDNTAQTAAGTVIPQQPGTAIVSGTVDTSADSVGGNIDIFGTVIGLIDQAQINVSGDTGGGEIRVGGEYKGQGTVPTADTTVVGNQVSINADARVNGNGGRVIVWSDNFTRFSGTITARGGTENGNGGFVETSGKNVLESIGGTVNTSAANGLPGSWLLDPWNVTITDDAPTGTFTGGIFTPSAESQINVNDIVNALNGGTDVTITTAGEEGNEGNQEGTITVNAALDISLNAGNTTLSLEADNDIIVNAPISNISDIYILDLFFQAGNNIDVNADISTAGGSIDFTSNSGTINTSGVTLDSSSSFTDGGAINLLAPIGITTGEINSTSTWAGSSTVGGAVNITSNGDIITGAINSFFEANNFYGSEGGAVNVEAGGNIQTGEINASSINEAFDNIGDENSQGGAVELVASGTITTDGINTSGSSNGELNSIGGSITIETESDINVTGIINSSASSSAFAIESSVTSGSATGGLVSLNSATGSINTNTINSSALSSAFSSAGVVTSSFATGGEVNFNATEAIQTGSIDTTASSFASDETGTATGNSVTLEGSSIVFESIDTSAFSDLADGIGGNVSITANGIPDGLVRGVGTISETDITIKTEGNTESGIVDITHNGGIDNELFTVGDASINGTAGGINAGESSTILPDQEIPSPGTLIPETITSSQGNINITFVNQSPSLTADVSLPTTETNESITFTLSDLDIEVADANGDNTTIQISEITAGTLTLEDGTPVTSETELSVDDVLVYTPPTDETGDISAFTIIGSDRVSFSEPQQVSINVTEPPPTPIPTPTPIPTPTPIPTPTLTPPATALTQNQVEEEIESFSVVQPIASNRVSTPIKSETEARQILSEIEQATGEKPALIYVSFAPTEISKNTNYIGLETNNTEAFDNYLNRSGPHVTITPQESDQLELLIISAEEPPIRRRIAGVTRGQVLEVAQEFRRNVTNVRIPRDYITPGQQLYQWLVAPLEENLQTQEIDNLAFIMDEGLRSLPVAALHDGEGFLIERYSVGLMPSLSLTDTRYVDIRNVGVLAMGADTFQDLNPLPAVPLELSAIAGPLWQGKAFLNQEFTLENLQKIRSSQPFGIVHLATHGEFQSGKASNSYIQLWNQKLRLDQLRQLGLNNPPTELLVLSACRTALGDREAELGFAGLAIQAGVKSALGSLWYVSDAGTLGFMTSFYDHLQQAPIKAEALRQTQLAMLNGEVRLEDKQLIAGDIQIPLNPELAQTPDQDFTHPYYWSALTLVGSPW; from the coding sequence ATGACTACCGCCATTTCTCTTGTCATCACTACTTATAACCGAGAACGTTATCTCGGCGCGGCGATTGACAGCATATTGGCACAAACTTGGGGAGATTTTGAGGTGATTGTGTGGGATGATGGGTCAACGGATGGATCAGTTGCGATCGCCCAAGACTATGCTAAACGTGATCCACGAGTCCGAGTTATCGCGGCTGAACATCAAGGACGAGGTATTTCCCTCAAATGTGCGATCGCCCAAACCACGGGTTCCTATATCGGTTGGGTGGATAGCGATGATTGGTTAGCCCCTACAGCGCTTGCGGAAACCGCTGCGATTCTGGATACTCAGCCAGATGTAGGGATGGTTTACACCGACTACCAGGTAATCAATGAAAGCGGTAACGTGACAGGTTATGGCAGTCGATGTCGTATTCCCTTCTCTAAAAAAGGAATGCTACAAAAATTTATGACCTTTCACTTCCGGTTAATCCGTCGTTCCGTCTATGACCAAGTGGGGGGAATTGATGAGTTATTTTACTATGTTGAAGACTACGATCTATCCTTACGGCTTTCTGAACTAACAGACGTATACCACCTTAAAAAGCCGCTCTATTATTATCGCAATCATTCAGACAGTATATGTTATCAACACTCCCTTGAGCAACGTCTGCAAGCCCGTAAAGCTGTTGCTTGGGCGATCGCCCGTCGGAGTTCAAGCAACCAATCAGACTTATCCTCACAACCAGCCTGTATCCGTCCAATTCGCAAAGTGTTGAAACAGATAGTATCATTCGCGGCACTTCCCCTCATAGCTGCTATAAACCTTATGCCAGCACAGGCACAAATTACACCATCAGCAGATGGTACAGGAACTCAGGTTACACCAATAGGCGATCGCATCGATATCACGGGCGGTCAATTATCGGGAGATGGGGCAAATCTTTTCCACAGTTTTAGTCAATTTGGATTAGACAGCGAACAAATTGCTAATTTTCTTTCTCAACCCTCAATTCAAAACATACTAGGGCGAGTCAATGGCGGATATCCTTCAATCATTAATGGTTTAATTCAAGTCACAGGCGGTAACTCCAATTTATTTTTAATGAATCCTTCGGGTATCGTATTTGGGGCTAACGCTAGTCTGAATGTTCCGGCTGATTTTACGGCAACAACGGCTACAGGAATTGGTTTTGATGGGGGTTGGTTTAACGCTGTAGGTTCAACTAATTATATCAACCTTGTCGGTAATCCCAATGCCTTTGAGTTTGCCACCTCACAGCCTGGAAGTATCGTTAATGCGGGTAATTTAGCTGTATCTGAAGGGCAGACACTCTCCCTAGTTGGAGGAAATGTGATCAATACAGGGACAATGGAAGCGACTGCTGGCACAATTACCATTGCGGCAGTTCCTGGAACCAGCCGTTTGCGTCTGACGCAAACAGGACAAGTGTTAAGTTTGGAGGTATCCGCAAATAACCTTAACTCTATCACACCATTACTGTTGCCGGAATTACTCACAGGGAGTAATGAGGAAACGGGTTTAACGGTTAATGAAGATAACACGGCACAAACTGCCGCAGGTACGGTAATTCCTCAGCAACCAGGAACCGCAATTGTATCGGGAACAGTGGATACTTCCGCTGACTCAGTGGGTGGAAATATAGATATTTTCGGAACTGTTATCGGTTTAATTGATCAAGCTCAAATTAATGTTTCGGGTGACACAGGTGGAGGTGAAATCCGAGTGGGTGGCGAGTATAAAGGACAAGGTACGGTTCCGACGGCTGACACAACTGTCGTCGGTAATCAAGTTAGTATTAACGCTGATGCCAGAGTGAATGGAAATGGCGGGCGTGTTATTGTTTGGTCAGATAATTTTACCCGCTTCTCTGGGACAATCACAGCGCGAGGGGGTACAGAAAACGGGAATGGTGGGTTTGTAGAGACATCCGGGAAAAACGTGTTGGAATCTATTGGTGGAACAGTAAATACTAGTGCCGCTAATGGTTTACCTGGGAGTTGGTTACTTGATCCTTGGAATGTCACCATTACAGATGATGCTCCTACTGGTACTTTTACGGGTGGAATTTTTACGCCTTCTGCTGAATCTCAAATCAATGTCAATGATATAGTCAATGCTCTCAATGGCGGCACTGATGTCACGATTACAACAGCAGGAGAGGAAGGAAATGAAGGAAATCAGGAAGGCACTATTACAGTAAACGCTGCCCTTGATATCTCTTTGAATGCTGGAAATACGACGTTAAGTTTAGAAGCTGATAATGATATTATCGTAAATGCTCCTATCAGTAACATCAGTGATATTTATATCCTAGATTTGTTCTTCCAAGCTGGTAATAACATTGATGTTAACGCTGACATTAGCACTGCGGGCGGTAGCATTGACTTTACAAGTAACAGTGGGACGATTAATACCAGTGGAGTAACTCTCGACTCTAGCTCAAGTTTTACGGATGGGGGGGCGATAAACCTCTTGGCTCCTATAGGGATTACGACAGGAGAAATTAATTCGACTTCAACGTGGGCTGGCTCTTCCACGGTTGGTGGAGCGGTTAACATAACCTCCAACGGCGATATTATTACTGGTGCGATTAATTCATTTTTTGAGGCTAATAATTTTTATGGTTCTGAAGGAGGGGCAGTCAACGTAGAAGCAGGAGGAAATATTCAGACAGGTGAAATTAATGCCTCTTCGATTAATGAAGCATTCGACAACATAGGAGATGAAAATTCCCAAGGGGGTGCAGTCGAGTTAGTTGCATCAGGCACTATTACAACAGATGGAATTAATACGTCAGGTAGCAGCAATGGTGAACTGAATAGTATAGGTGGTTCAATAACCATTGAAACTGAAAGTGATATCAATGTCACAGGCATAATTAATTCCTCAGCATCGTCTTCAGCGTTTGCTATTGAAAGTTCTGTGACTTCGGGTTCTGCAACTGGAGGATTAGTGAGCCTAAATTCCGCAACAGGTTCTATAAATACAAATACTATCAATTCCTCTGCATTGTCTTCGGCTTTTAGTAGTGCAGGTGTGGTTACTTCGAGTTTTGCAACTGGAGGTGAAGTCAACTTCAATGCTACTGAAGCTATTCAAACAGGATCAATTGATACAACGGCATCTTCTTTCGCTTCAGATGAAACCGGAACGGCAACAGGTAATTCAGTAACCTTAGAGGGAAGTAGCATTGTATTTGAGAGTATCGACACCTCAGCGTTTTCTGACTTAGCCGATGGAATCGGAGGTAATGTTAGCATCACCGCCAATGGAATTCCCGATGGTTTAGTCAGGGGTGTGGGGACAATTTCAGAAACGGATATCACGATTAAAACCGAAGGAAATACTGAGTCGGGTATAGTAGACATTACTCATAATGGTGGAATTGATAATGAGTTATTTACGGTAGGAGATGCCAGTATCAATGGAACAGCAGGTGGAATTAATGCGGGTGAAAGTAGTACAATTCTCCCCGATCAAGAAATTCCATCTCCAGGTACTCTGATACCAGAAACGATAACCTCATCTCAGGGCAATATTAATATTACGTTTGTCAATCAATCTCCAAGTTTAACTGCTGATGTATCATTGCCAACGACAGAAACCAATGAATCGATTACATTTACATTGTCGGATTTAGATATAGAAGTGGCAGATGCAAATGGTGATAATACCACGATCCAAATTAGCGAAATTACTGCCGGAACGCTAACGCTAGAAGATGGGACACCAGTGACTTCGGAAACAGAACTATCCGTCGATGATGTGTTGGTATATACCCCGCCAACAGATGAGACAGGGGATATTTCAGCGTTTACTATTATAGGGAGCGATCGCGTGTCCTTCTCTGAACCGCAACAGGTGAGCATTAACGTCACCGAGCCACCACCAACACCGATACCGACACCAACACCGATACCGACACCAACACCGATACCGACACCAACACTGACGCCACCAGCAACTGCTCTAACCCAAAATCAAGTAGAAGAAGAAATCGAATCGTTCTCGGTTGTTCAACCCATCGCATCCAATCGCGTAAGTACCCCGATCAAAAGCGAGACAGAAGCGCGTCAAATTCTGAGTGAAATTGAACAAGCAACTGGGGAAAAACCCGCACTCATTTATGTCAGCTTTGCGCCAACTGAAATCTCAAAAAACACCAACTATATCGGATTAGAAACAAATAATACCGAGGCGTTTGATAACTACCTCAATCGCTCCGGTCCCCATGTTACAATTACTCCCCAAGAGAGTGATCAATTAGAACTGCTGATCATCTCCGCCGAGGAACCCCCGATACGGCGACGCATCGCTGGAGTCACCCGTGGACAAGTCCTAGAAGTCGCTCAGGAATTTCGCCGCAACGTCACCAATGTCAGGATTCCCCGTGACTATATCACTCCAGGACAACAACTTTATCAATGGCTTGTTGCTCCCCTAGAAGAAAATCTACAAACCCAAGAGATTGATAACCTCGCCTTCATCATGGACGAGGGATTACGTTCTTTACCTGTAGCCGCACTCCATGATGGCGAAGGATTTCTGATCGAACGTTATAGCGTTGGTTTGATGCCCAGTCTATCGCTAACCGATACTCGTTATGTGGATATTCGCAATGTTGGTGTCCTCGCCATGGGTGCTGATACATTCCAGGATCTGAACCCCTTACCTGCTGTACCCTTAGAATTATCCGCGATCGCAGGTCCGCTGTGGCAAGGTAAGGCATTTCTTAACCAAGAGTTTACCTTAGAAAATCTCCAGAAAATCCGCTCATCTCAACCCTTTGGAATTGTCCACTTAGCCACTCATGGCGAGTTTCAATCGGGGAAGGCGTCTAACTCCTATATCCAGTTATGGAACCAGAAACTCAGATTAGATCAATTGCGGCAACTCGGATTAAACAATCCTCCCACAGAACTATTAGTCCTCAGTGCTTGTCGCACCGCCTTAGGTGATAGAGAAGCCGAATTAGGGTTTGCTGGGTTAGCCATACAAGCTGGGGTGAAGTCCGCCTTAGGAAGCCTCTGGTATGTTAGTGATGCGGGTACTCTGGGATTCATGACCAGCTTTTATGACCATTTGCAACAAGCACCAATTAAAGCCGAAGCCCTACGCCAAACTCAACTGGCGATGCTTAACGGTGAAGTCCGATTAGAGGACAAACAGTTAATCGCGGGGGATATACAGATTCCCTTAAACCCCGAACTCGCCCAAACGCCAGACCAAGATTTTACCCATCCTTACTACTGGAGTGCTTTAACCCTGGTGGGTAGTCCTTGGTAG
- a CDS encoding chromophore lyase CpcT/CpeT: MTHSTDIATLARWMAADFSNQQQAFDNPPFYAHIRVFMRPLPASLLDGVSFFVEQAYDYLLNAPYRLRVLKLMVVGDHIEIENYTVKEPEKFYGASRDLNRLQTLTTDQLDKLPGCNMIVEWTGKSFQGHVEPGKACKVFRKGKETYLDSTFEIDENQFISLDRGRDPVTDEHIWGSIAGPFYFVRRASFADEVTV; the protein is encoded by the coding sequence ATGACTCATTCTACTGACATTGCCACATTAGCCCGTTGGATGGCGGCTGACTTTAGTAACCAACAACAGGCTTTTGATAATCCGCCCTTTTATGCCCATATCCGGGTGTTTATGCGTCCCCTCCCCGCGTCACTCCTGGATGGCGTCAGTTTCTTTGTCGAACAGGCGTATGACTATCTTCTCAACGCCCCTTACCGCTTACGGGTGTTGAAATTAATGGTGGTTGGCGATCATATTGAAATTGAAAATTACACCGTTAAAGAACCCGAAAAATTTTACGGTGCCTCTCGTGATCTTAACCGCCTGCAAACCCTAACCACCGATCAGCTAGATAAACTTCCTGGTTGTAATATGATTGTCGAATGGACAGGGAAAAGCTTTCAAGGACACGTTGAACCGGGCAAAGCCTGTAAGGTTTTCCGCAAAGGCAAAGAAACCTATCTAGATAGTACATTCGAAATTGACGAAAATCAGTTTATCAGTTTAGATAGGGGACGCGATCCCGTAACCGATGAGCATATTTGGGGTTCTATTGCGGGTCCTTTTTACTTTGTCCGTCGGGCTAGTTTTGCCGATGAAGTGACAGTTTAA
- a CDS encoding GlsB/YeaQ/YmgE family stress response membrane protein, translated as MNIIAWLVLGLIAGAIAKLIYPGHQGGGIFATIGLGILGALVGGFLGKLLLGSSGAAAAASGALSIGSIIFAILGALLLIFIWGLVTQKSA; from the coding sequence ATGAATATTATTGCTTGGCTCGTATTAGGTTTAATTGCAGGCGCGATCGCTAAACTCATTTATCCCGGACATCAAGGCGGCGGAATCTTTGCCACCATTGGCTTAGGGATTCTCGGTGCTTTAGTCGGAGGGTTTCTGGGTAAACTCTTGTTAGGCTCGTCCGGAGCCGCCGCCGCCGCGTCAGGCGCTCTGAGTATTGGCAGTATTATCTTTGCCATTCTCGGTGCCTTGCTGTTGATCTTCATCTGGGGTTTAGTCACTCAGAAATCCGCATAA
- a CDS encoding choice-of-anchor I family protein, protein MSRRHNSLIHRMPSIVQSTLQSAVLLGMVATPAAAINLNLTPIGSFSTKIFANNTAEQTAYDPITQRLFVTSSGQQQINILDISNPTNPSSSLFEPINVSEFGSEFGSPNSVSYSNGIFAVSVTNEMPQNPGFVLFFDADGNSIHDPVSVGSVPDSLTFTPDGTKIIVANEGELSDDYSEDPQGSVSIIDLATFNVTTANFDGVSIPANVRLFGPNKDNPSQNLEPEFVTVSQDSQKAYVTLQENNAIAVVDIASGQVEKVIGLGFKDYSVPPNALDASDEDGAINITNYNNLFGMFQPDGIASYIVDGTTYLVTANEGDSRDFDFFSEEVRVGDLLLDPEAFPNAEQLQQDENLGRLKVTNTLGDTDGDGDFDELYTFGGRSFSIFDTDGELIFDSGDAFEQITAEFLPELFNSDDELNLFDDRSDDKGPEPQAVTIAELLGRTIAFIGLERIGGIISYDITDPFNPFFLDYVNNRDFSVDFNLNEEGDPDPTAEQLAAVGDLGLEGLLFIGANESPNGNPLVVTANETSGTLSVFEVESVPEPSSVLGLLMFSSLGWVGLKRKRPH, encoded by the coding sequence ATGTCTAGGCGTCACAATTCACTCATTCATCGAATGCCGAGTATAGTTCAGTCAACCCTACAGTCAGCCGTTTTACTCGGTATGGTGGCTACACCAGCCGCCGCGATTAATCTCAACCTGACACCCATCGGTTCATTCTCGACAAAGATTTTCGCGAACAACACAGCAGAACAAACGGCGTATGATCCGATCACTCAACGGTTGTTTGTGACCAGTTCCGGTCAACAGCAGATTAATATTCTTGATATTAGCAATCCGACGAATCCGTCGTCGTCGTTGTTTGAGCCCATCAACGTTTCTGAATTTGGGTCAGAATTTGGGTCACCTAACAGCGTCAGCTATAGCAATGGCATATTTGCTGTCTCTGTCACCAATGAGATGCCGCAAAATCCCGGTTTTGTGTTGTTCTTCGACGCAGACGGTAATTCCATACATGACCCCGTTTCGGTTGGTTCAGTACCGGACTCGCTAACCTTCACCCCAGATGGCACCAAGATTATTGTGGCAAATGAAGGGGAGTTGAGTGATGATTACTCAGAAGATCCCCAGGGTTCGGTCAGTATTATTGATTTGGCAACGTTTAATGTAACCACAGCTAACTTTGATGGTGTTTCCATCCCAGCCAACGTTCGCCTGTTTGGACCTAACAAGGATAACCCCTCTCAAAACCTGGAACCGGAATTTGTTACAGTGTCCCAGGATTCTCAAAAAGCTTATGTCACCCTGCAAGAAAATAATGCGATCGCGGTGGTTGATATCGCCAGTGGTCAGGTAGAGAAAGTGATTGGGTTAGGTTTCAAAGATTATAGCGTGCCACCGAATGCCTTAGACGCCAGTGATGAAGACGGTGCGATCAACATCACCAATTACAACAACCTGTTCGGGATGTTCCAACCTGACGGAATTGCCTCCTATATCGTAGATGGCACAACCTATCTAGTGACCGCAAACGAAGGTGACAGCCGGGATTTTGACTTTTTTAGTGAAGAGGTGAGGGTAGGCGACTTACTGCTTGACCCAGAGGCTTTCCCCAATGCCGAACAACTGCAACAAGACGAAAATCTAGGTCGTTTAAAAGTGACTAACACTCTAGGGGATACAGACGGCGATGGGGATTTTGACGAACTGTATACCTTTGGCGGACGTTCATTCTCGATTTTTGATACAGACGGCGAACTCATATTCGACAGTGGGGATGCGTTTGAACAAATTACGGCGGAGTTTCTCCCAGAGTTGTTCAACTCCGACGACGAACTCAACCTATTTGATGATCGCAGTGATGATAAAGGACCTGAACCTCAAGCGGTGACGATTGCGGAACTCTTGGGTCGCACCATTGCCTTTATTGGTTTGGAACGCATCGGTGGCATTATCAGTTATGACATTACTGATCCGTTTAACCCCTTCTTCCTGGATTATGTCAACAACCGCGACTTCTCCGTTGATTTTAACTTAAATGAAGAAGGAGACCCTGATCCGACAGCCGAACAGCTAGCCGCCGTCGGTGATTTGGGGCTAGAAGGGTTGCTGTTTATTGGCGCTAACGAGAGTCCCAATGGTAATCCCTTGGTGGTTACCGCCAATGAAACCAGTGGAACCTTGAGTGTCTTTGAAGTTGAAAGCGTACCCGAACCCAGTTCTGTCTTGGGTTTGTTAATGTTTAGTTCCCTAGGCTGGGTTGGATTAAAACGCAAGCGCCCCCACTAA